GTGTAGCttacatgaaccctttatttatagtgaacggaTGCTTGAAACCTAAGAAAGTTCATGAGCTATTTTCGTTTTTCAAGACTGTCCTTATCTTGAgaatctttcctaagttacaactcttgcataAATAACTACTTTAGcataaattgtatttttgtaaaataaattacaatttaacttaggaaggagttTAAAACATCACACATACTTGAATATATGTATGAAAGAAtaaccatcttgcctagataaggaaacatcaaaaatttGACCATAAAAGGCATTTAGTCATGTTTTCACACTCAAACCCGTGAACCGTTGCAAACAGTTCGTGGAGTGTTTCCTATTCACGAACTGTAACAACAACGACAACACTTATAAGTATTACTTCAATAAATCACTATTGATTTCTACGTTGTaaatcggaattgagtgattcttggctcgttgaatttgtATGCTCATTCACTACAACATGGAGACCTTTTCAGGGACAAAGGTTATTATCACTAAAGTCATGGCTCAAACATTCTCGGGTCCATACATAAATGCATGTCTACCGTCATAAGAGCACTTGTTTCGGTAGATTAATAAGGTATGATTGAATAAGAGTCCAAATGAAATCAGTCACCACATATCTTTGTTGATAAAATCCTCGTTGATGCCTTCgtttgatcttcaatcttcaatcttcgagagTTATTCGGTGATGTTTGATACTCGACTACACACttttaatcctagtccgagacttgaattTAGTAAACTaggaatcaagatatattttttttcatctaaaatcgataacaagcttgagataccaaattttttgggttcaaccgagcattgctttAACAGATAGGATTGAGCACAAACTTCGGGCATACTATTCAGAGCTGCTAAACAATATCTCTCACATGACTAGCACCTATCCTAAATTGTCTTTGATTAGaggaaattttttaaaaaatattcCCCTCATGGTCTTAGTAGATACTTGCGTAAATTTGCGAGCAAGCTAAACCAGTATTAGCACATACTCAAGAATCGCAAGGACCTAGTTCCATGGGCAATGGAACCGCATTTAGAGCAGTAAGAACCAAACCAGTTTGACTTCGATTAGatgaaatattaaaaaaaaaataatcctcaTATGGTTTTAGTCAATACTAGCGCAAATTTACGGGCAAGCTAAACCGATATTAGCGCAGGCTCAACAATAGCGAGGACCAAGTTCCATGGAAAATGGAACCCCGTCCCAGGACAGTAAGAACCAAACCAGCTTGGCTTTGATTAGAGGGATTGTTAAAAAATATCCTTACATGTTCTTATTTAATTCTTATGCAAATTTACGAGCAAGCTAAACATGACTAACACAAGCTCAaaaataagcaaggactcatttcCAGGGCTGTGGAACCCATCTAAGGGAATTCAAATAAAGGTAGTTATCAATTATAACAAGACCTAATTTCATAGCATACAGTTGAACCTCATCTCAAGGAAATGGGAACTCATcgtacaaatcaaataaaaaaatcgTTTCTTGAGAAAGCTTTGTTATAGCAAGAGCTGGAGCAAAaggggaaaaaaatcaaataaagtgAGAAGAAGCGTTGTTGGAACTTTagaaaaagtaaaagaaataatACATGAAGCAACTTTGTTGAAGCGAGAGcgaaaatttaattatttttttttgcaaatagaAGCTTTACTGGAGAATGAGCGAAAGGAAAAACTCAAATCAATTCGCGAGAAACCTCTGATGGAGtcaaaaaaaacaaattatatatacatgaaGATGCTTTCTTGAAGCCGGAATATAGAggaaagaaaataagtaaaaagttCATTCGCATAAAGTGGTATACTTGGAGCTGGAGCGAAagaggaaaaataaaaagaaataattaTTTGCATGAAGAAACATTGCTATAGCTACAGGGGATaagcaaagaaataaaaaatactcCTTCCAtcccactattaattgacctAGTTTATCaaacaaatcaattttcaagtaggtcaattaatagtgggacagagatattataaaaagaagaaggaatttttttttgcacaaaagGAGCAAATCATATCTCGGCGTCGACATAATCATTGGAACATCAATCAGAGTGTATGCATATATCATTGTACCTATATAAGCACAATGATCTACACTTCACGAAAGCAATATGTCATCTTTAAACAGTGAAATATAGTGCCACCACAGTACGAAAAGAAGCCTTCGTGCAGGCATTTATGGCCTTGCCTTACAACTGGACACTTAATTTGACCTCTTATCGCAAACATAAATTCTCACCATAATTTGCACTAATGCAACTACGAACTGATATCTTAGAAACAAGATTGTACCAATTGTTGATCCAAATAACGGATATGTTATCCAAGAGATATGACAACATGCTATAACAGTAGGTGCAACAGCCTTGCCATAATGCAAGCAAAAGACTTTTTcataatgcaagaaaaaaaggCTAGTTACACCAACAAGCACATAGATTGCAATTTTTGATACAATCAGCAAGCCTTGTACATATTCAACGGAAATCTCGTCCCGCAACACCAGATCCTAACTTGTTTTCACGCAGACTATCACATAACTTCAACAAGTAGCTTGTGTGTGTCTGAGTAACTTAAAATCTTTGATGCCGTATAACTAATGTAAATCACGGTTATCAGtcgatgaaaaataaaactacattACACCTTATCATTTATATAAGTGGTGAAAAGGTTTTTATAAGGAGTTTTGAAGTGACTTATAAAAAAGTAGTGTAAATCTAATTTCTAATAGGGATATtgaatcaaatttcttaaaatggtATTACATAGATATATTTGAAAATTTTCACTAAGAAATTGTGAATGTGAATCTTTAAATTCTCAAAttattttccaatttttttatatAACGTTATCAAATTTATGTTTGATTTAGCAGTGACTAGACTTATTTGAAtgaacctattttattattttagactTATTTAAATGAAAACCTAATAAATAGACTATTTTACTATTTTCGTGGTGTGTCATCCATATATTTAATAATCTCATCATTGGAGAATTTTTCTTTTAAGCATGAATTTAATAATTAAAATTAGGAAGAAATTACACGAGGATATCTAGTACCCATGGAGTCACTGAGTACAATCTGATTAATAAAATTTGGAATTGCGTGTTTCCAGATTTTGGTTCCAAGATTCCCCGTTTGGCTTCCATCCGCGGCGTAATTAGCAAGGCCGTCcactgcttgatttccttctatGTAGTTGTGCTGGATGGCTCTGTATGGTATTCGATTGAAATGCTGCTTTATTTCCTTATCATTCTATTCAAATGCCAAGGTGTTGTTGTGGGGTAATTAACGGAATACAAAAGAGTTTCAAAACCTGTCTCGAAAATTACTTTCATCTATTGTCTATCTGTCGCGGTTCTTGTGGCCAACAACAGTGACCAGGTTTCTGCTATTAAGGCAGTAGTAATTCCTAGAGGTTGCGCGAGATCCATGATGACTTTTGCTTCTGAATCCCTACAGATGAAGCCTGCTCCTGCCAATCCGGGGTTTTCTCTGGCAGCTCCGTCCGTGTTGATTTTTATCCAATCCTAGTCGGGATTGGACCAACTTACCGATATTGTTGTCGTCGTTTTGTTTCCTCTTGATGGAGTGAAAGTCGGTAAGTCGCCTGGAAGAGTAGGGGTTATTGAATTTTGAGCCCATATGTACTCCTGTTGTTGCCTTAGGGTTGAGAATAAAATATCATTTGATGTTGCTTGTTTCTGACGGTAGACAAAATCGATTCTGGTCAACCAGAATGACCAAAAGAGATAACAAAAGGAAGATAGGACTGTAGGAGGGAGTTGTTGCTGTAGGATTTGGGAGATGGTTGTTTGAAGTGTTATTTCATTTGGGATGATAGAGGGGGTGTTTAGTGTGACCGTGAGTTGATTTAGTGTGTTCCGGGTCGAAATCGCTATTGGGCAGCGTAAGAGTAAGTGATCCGCTGATTTTGTACCTGAGTTACAGCGAGGGCATACATTGGAGTTGACAAGATTGGCTCGGTTCAAGATAGTGAAGGTTGGTAGGCCTTCATTGATtgatttccacaagaaaagctgaatttttggtggacatggtaaggtccataGAAATTTAGTTGCTGGTAGAGGGTTTTGCTGAGGTTGTGTCACCTGGATTAAGCATTTGTAACCAGAGGCAGTAGGGTATTTCCCAGATTTGGAATGTGGCCATATGATCTCATCCTCTGTGCCGCTAAAAGGAAGGTGGATGTTTCTAATTCTTTGTGTGGCAAGGTGGGGTAGGTTGTTTAGTTTGTCATGGATCCAATTATGAGAAATGGGATCAATAATATCTACCACCATTTGAATGGGGTAGCATTGTGTTGGATCTAGGTTTGTGAAGTGTGGGATCCAGTTAGCCTCAATAGGGATTGTCAAACCGTTTCCTATTTGGTGGAAAGTATGTTTCTGGAAAATCGGTATGAGGGATGCTAGTTGTTTCCAAAATGGACTGACTGTAGGTGCAACTATGATGTTTCCTTGAAGAATTGGCTGATTATTAAAGTATTTCTCATTACATAGGTATGTGTATATGGAATCTTTCTGATTATGTAGACTCCACATCCTCTTCTGATTGGAGACGTCCAGATGAAACTTATTTTTGAGGTggtcaacaatttgaatttttatttgattcagcATTGACTAgacttttttttaatgaaaatctAGCAAAATAGACTAATTTTATTAGTTTTCCGACGTGTCATCCATATATTTGATAATCTCATACACCGTTAAAAATGCTCAGAGAAAACTTCTTTTTAAGGTGGCCACTGGCCATGACAATTTAAACTCATGTTCTTTCTGCCCAACATTGGGCTAAGTGTTTCAAATATAGCCCAACGGATCAAAATTAGCCCAAGGctcgtttttattttttatcttctGTAATGGGGTCAGTAATCAGTATGGTACAAGCAAGGTAGCAGAGTTGGCCCTTGAACCTTTTTGCTTACTGATAAATGGCCACTTtgcaaggaaaaaggggaaaccaCTGTCAGCTTAGTAACCAGCATTTGGTCCTACTCTCTAATTAGTTTTAAGATGTGTGTTTGCATTTAAGAAGACTCTACTGCTTAAACAAATTGTCACAAACCAAAACCATATATGCTAGTATTTAAAGTTGTAAACATCCTTCCACTTCCTATAAATTTCATGATTATATCACCTCATAAACCATTCCGTTCTGTCTGGTTCTCCATAGCTTCCCAAAACTATCATCTTTGGTCCTTTGGCTTTGCATGTGAAATGTCTCAAGCTTCTTTGAATCAATTCTTGTAATTTGGTCACTAGAATTCCACGGTCAAAAGAAGTGAGGTCATATAATCTCTCTCTCACTCTCTATTGTCGGCTCTAGTATGCTTCACTAGTCTCATAATCTACTGTTGAGTCACTTTCATTATCTACTTTTAGCAACAGAATCGATTCACTGATAGTTTAGCAGTGTCTGCTTTAATTCTCTGATTCCTCTGCTGCAGTCATCTTTCAACGCAAATTTCATGGCAGGAGAAGCAGCAACATTACCATCATCAAGTCGCAGCAGCAGTACAAGCCTGCCCAAGACTTTCACCTACAAAAAGTATAGTACCAATCTTCACAACAACACTATTTCTTCATATCTTAACAGCTCCTCTTCCAGTGAAACCTTCACAACCACATCCCCCTCCATTGACACTCAACAACACCAAATGAGGTtcggaagaaagaaaaaagaagatgtcGTTGGACTCAGTTACAACTCAGAAAAACACTTCAATGGAGGAAATCATGAGAAGAAGAGTAGAAACTCGAGAATTGTAGATAGAGGTGGAAGGAAGATTCAGCGGAAGAAAAATGATAACAATGTTCACCCTAAAGGAGTGAAGCCGGAGGCAAAACCACAAAAGAAAAGTTTGGCCGCGTCAGTCTTGAAATATTGGTTTCCATGTGAACTGAAGAAAGTGAACATTAGAAGATTTTTCCCAAGTTTTGGTTGCAAATGCTCGTGTGCTAGAGCAAAATCTGTTGATATCGAAAAAAGCGTTCGAGAAAGCAAAAGTTCATCACAAAGCCACAACAAGAAGgttaattatgaaggtgttgatGGGTGCAAGGAGATCAGAAAAGTatgcaatgaagtctttaatccAAACCCGTTCAGTTTGGTTCTAAATGAGTATACCCAACCGGAATCATCTTCTGAAGACGAGATATCCTGCCAGAAATATGATAGTGTAAGTTCCGAGTTACAAAAGTCATCTGATTCCCCAGATTTAAGTTCCATCCTGCCAGAAAAGCCGCAAAAGCCACTGGAGGTGTTTGGGTCTCCTATCTCAGGCAAGAATGTCCCTTGTAGAGTTATGGAAACTCCAAAAATATTCAGCAGCGATGGAATGTTTTATGACGGCGACGACAGTGATTCAAGTTCAGATTTATTTGAGATCAAGAACATCAATTTTTCAAGACTATCAGATTCGAGCGCGGAAAAAACGCCGCGGCTTAGTAAAAACAAGAAGAAAGGTCTTGTGGCAAGTACAACGCCCAAGAGGAATACCTCTATTGAAAAAGCTTCTATAAGCATGTCTATGCAGAAACGTCGAGACGATATTTTGTTAAGTTGCAGAAGTTACAAAGCAGTGAACGTAGCAAGAAATAATACGTACAGCATTGCCAAGGAAACCCAATCTGACCCACAAATTAGTCACAGGCTGAAGGATTCTGCCAGGCCTGTCTCGGAGAATCGAACCGGTCATGCTAGGCACAGGGATTTCAAGGTAACGCATGTTATACGTACTATGCGCAGAAATTCATTCTCGTGATCGTGATGACACACGTACTGGGCTATATTGTGCATCACAGTCTCTTTGCAGGAATTTTAAGCATGTTTTGGTTATGAAATTGTAATGACTAATCAGGCAATTTGATTGTGGTTTGTTTTGTGGTGTTTAAGAAATTAATCATGTTCAAGATTTTGAGAGAAACACAATGATTGTTCTTTTTAGTTATATAATTGTGGAAATTtctagggctgcacatactccggtacggaccggttctcttatggaaccggtgtttgtacttggtgttgaccggtacttgtacctggtgttgtacctgtaccgccggtaccggtccggtacaagaccGGTACCGGTTTTTTTACCCGGAAAACGTTACAAATTAATACTAAGTTATAcaatattttcatatgatcaatgtatccaaaataagttcaggttgcatacatacttaagttcaacatttccataacttcaaaacaacaatccaaaataagttcagtttgctaaaaagtaaaaaacaacatttccacaaCCATAAGTCTGTCTACGGCAAGTCGACAAGAAATGAAATGTGATCATTGCAGACGAAAATGGATGGTTGCAAAGCCTGCACTTGCAATTTGCAATCCTAGCCTGCATTCATTTCCATAAATTACATAGTAGTAATGAGAATTTGATATAGAAATGAATCCAAATTATGTTTCAACAAGGACAGCAAGAAAGATAAAAGAAAGTTACCAACCTTCCACCCAAGATTCTTTACCCTTTTATAAAATTTTCTTGATATTTCAAATTctataaacccagaatacaagcaTTAACCTAACACAATTGAGCAATTTTTATCAAATAAATGACATCCCATAAGAATTCAAGCATAAAAGAGCAATTTTTATCAAATAACAACTACAATTGCAACTCACTGTATTTATAGCCATAAAAGAGCAATCTTTATCTTCCATGTAATTCTAACCCAACACAGCAGTGTCAATTTATGGCACTGAACATTTATCTTTGATTGAAATAAGATCAAATCACAGAGGAAGAATAGAAAAAACGATTTACCTTCACTTCTTCACGCCACTGAACATATAGATCAAATCACAATTCTGTAAACAAGTAAAAACCGTAAATCAAtctaaaatcaaaccctaaatcaatataCAATCAAACAATTCGAACCCTAAGGAGAAGAATACTGACCTGATAGAGATGGTGATacactgatattgattttcaaTCTAAATGATTCAAACCCTAAGAGAAGATCAGAAAAATCCAGCCTGCAGCCTTCGCTGAGAAgaagaaacgaagaagaagaaatgaagaatgcttcttctgttttctttttctcgACATCCTAtgtcttggacggctaggattaaaACCGTATACAGATCTTGACGGCTAATAATAAGCGGTACAGATGGTCCGGTTCAAGTCCGGTTCTCCCCAAGAGCCGGTGTCTGTACTGGTCTAGTCCGGTTCTCAAATTtcagaaccggtgtctgtaccggtcaAGCCGGTTCCGGTTCGGTACCGGTCCAATATCACCGGTTCTACTCCGGTCCAGGTCGTTtagaccggttcttgtgcagccgtAGAAATTTCTTGTAGTAAAACGTaatcatttcaaaaaaaaattcttttcacTTGATTATACGTTAATAGTACCCTAAGGGCCTAACAGTGTTTTGCAAAGTGGAATAGAAGCCCTAAAAATATGTCAGAAAAGCAGCTAGTTTTGGACTCATATCAATCAGGGTACCCCAAGCAAGAACCCCATTTTGTGGTGTGTGTTGCTAGGAACAAGCATAACTGGACCCATTCTACTAAATAATGTGttgataatgaagaagtaaaaacacTTTTGACACATTTTTTAGGTAAGCatttgaaaaatgataaaaaagaaCATGATTCTAAAGTAAAGCCAATGGAAAGGCAAAACCAATGGAGCGTTAAGGCTTGAGGGTTTTCACTTTCACTCTCTTTTCCCTTTGTATGATCACAAGTCTTTTTCTCTTTTGTAGCAGAGGTCTTGGCAAAAGGGCATTGTTTGTACAGTGTGGTCTTTGGAGGAGCAtctatttggtcttggtattaacAATAAGCGTTTAGAACAtcaagattgctaataggggtaccaaattgcttgggggtgtaccaatcCCTTACCAATATACATTCTGTCCTATATGCATATTGGCACACCATCAAGCAATTTGGTACACCTATTAGCAGCCTTGAAGAACATCATTGTCTAGTCTGGTAGATTGAAATTTATAAGACTAAAGTTGCTTTTGGCTTATTAAGTTTCGTTTTCTATGACTTACTTTTGGAGTAGATATCTGAACATTTACGTTGGGATTCTTAGTTAAACCTGTGAAGACAGTGGCATACTGAATCATCTAAATTGTCTCTTATGACTTGTTTGGTTGTCTAAAAACAGCCTTTGAGCTTTGAGTTTAATACTATGCGGCTATACTTATTGTTGACCGTTATTGACTCTGACAAACATTTTACTGTTTCTCTATTCAAAAATAGTACGGATCAAACTTTTTCCACTTCCATGATTTGTTTACTTAATCCATTTGCTTAGGTTTTTAATGTAATCCAAGTGATGAATGAAGATTGCAAGAATGAAATTGTTGTTTATAGACAATATTTTCACTTTATTCACTAGGAAGAATGCCATGGATTTGGGGTGAAGATCGTTTGGAATTTAAGCCGGAGAGATGGATAGATGAAAATGGGAAGCTAATTGTGGTACCGACATCCAGATTCCCAGCGTTTGGCCTTGGGGCGAGAAGCTGTTTAGATAGAGATACAGCTTTTACACAGATGAAGTCTGTTGTTGCAGCTGTGCTATTCAACTTCCATGTTAAGGTAGTGGAAGGTCATCATGTTTTCCCTAAACAGAGCGTCAGCCTTGCCATGAAAAATAGATTGCTAGTGAACATTAAGAAAATAGCAGTTTAGATTAAATCCTAATTAGTTCTTGTACTTCGTTGTTCCTAGTTAGTTCTTGCACTGCATCATTCCTAGTTAGTTCTTGCACTGCATCATGTCTTATGCTGACTATCAAGTTGTAAGAAAATGTGCAAACATGGTTTAAGTTTTCCATGGCAAAACAGACACATAAACTAGTATAGTTAAGAACAATTTAAATTGAAACTTAAAATACGCGACATCATCTAAAACTCATGAGGATTAATTCCCCGTGCGTTGAACTATTTCCGTCGACAGTTATGATATGTTGACAACTAAATAACAATCAATTTGATGGCTACAAAATGATAATAGTATGAATAAAATATGTGAATATCCAATCACAAGAGATAAAATATGTGAATATCCGATCTGATCATAGTGTCAGGTATCTTGCCTTGAATACCAGAAAGCTAATCTAAGACTAACAGCTAAACTGAACAGCAATAGACTAACCAAGAATGTTTCCGAAATATTTTATCTTCTGTCTTTATCCAACAGCATCACCCTCTTTGCAGGCAATGACATAGTTCTGCGCCTAGCCTACTAGTGTTTGTTATTCTTATGGCATTCACTTAATGGAAAAAATATCCAATTCAAACAACTATTGTAATATATGATCATATTTATTCAATTCGCCAGATTCAGCAACTTAAAATCAAGCACTAAATCTCAAAATGACAGTATTCTAATGATACATTGTATCCATCAAACCACTGAGAAGAAAGCTCTCAGTTTTCATGGTTTTTCCTGCATACATTGTATCTATCACAGCAGCATACGCTGAACCCTGACATAAACAATATTATTCATGAAAGCTTACAATAATTTCAAATTGTCAATCAATGTTATCTAGATTTTGTAAGTGCTGAATGAAACTAACCAGTTTGTATGCATTTAGAGATCTCTTAATCTGGTCCTTGTGTACCGTTGGCTAATGACCACTGCTTTCAGTCTCCCTGCCAGATTTTGCTCTTTCACCTCAATCCATTAGTCTCATATCTTCATTTCCAAATGCTTGCACCAAGGTGTTGCTGTGTTGAACTCCAAACTTAAAAATCTTACCAAAATTCACAAGCACTCTGGAAGATGAAACTTTTGGATCGTAACCATAGACAATGCTGTCACGACCATCGTAGCCTATAACCTCACCACTCTTCGTAAAGGTGATTGGTTCGATTTCGATATTAATAAACACTCACTGCAACTCACATCCTCATTATCTTTACAATTCTTTAATCTCCATATGGCACGAACGCAATCTTCATCAATTGTTGCACATAAAAAATCGCCTAAAACTCTAACAATAAAACGAGCTCGATGCAAACAAGGTGGTGTAGGAAGTCTGTGTAACTCTTCATCAGCCAAATTGAACACAAAAATGGTTCCTCTCTTGTCCACCCAATGAATAGATCCATTCGCAAACTCACCAATTTGTCTTCTAGATATTATATCACGGTCCATGTGTTTAACATTTCTCCATCCAATGCCACCACTACCAAGAGTGTATACAAGAATATTTCTCCATCCAATGgtaacaaccttgtactcattggttgaaGGACAGTAACCAAACCCAGTTAACAAGTCTAATCCTACAACCCTTGGAAGGACAATATATTCTCTGGTAATAGGATTACAAATATAAACAGGTTCATTATGAAATTTACACTTGAAGCAAACTAAACCATTGCAGGAACCCAGAATTGAATAACTTTGGGGGGGTCTTAAATTAATCCTTGTTCTTCCGCTAAATCGGTTTAAATTCTCATCATACTCTGTGTAACAACACTTTTTTTCAACCCCTGTTGTATAAAATGTGAAACCCGACTTACCAGAATCATGAGATTCAAGTGCATTTGTGGTAAAGATGGATGTTGAAGAAGATTTCTCCATTGTTTAGACAcacatttgcattgtaaaatagATTCAGCTGGCACACGGTATAAGATTTCTAACATGATCTCTAATGGAAGCATATTAAAATTCCCCATCTTGGAGAATAATATTGGCAGAAGAAGAACTTTTTTTTGATCCAGGCAGAAGAAGATTTGAGTAGGCGGAATATGTAAAGTAGGGTTTCTACTTTCAACGAAGTAGTAGGTGGTTATatctagggctgttcatggtcggttttggttcggtttctagccaaaccaaaaccgaaaccaatactatcggtttcttaaaatatgaaccaaacgaatccattaaccattggttcagtTTCTTAATGGTTCTAGCCGGTTTCGGTTTATTCCAGCGGATATCGGTTAACCGGC
Above is a genomic segment from Papaver somniferum cultivar HN1 chromosome 10, ASM357369v1, whole genome shotgun sequence containing:
- the LOC113315357 gene encoding F-box protein At3g07870-like, which gives rise to MEKSSSTSIFTTNALESHDSGKSGFTFYTTGVEKKCCYTEYDENLNRFSGRTRINLRPPQSYSILGSCNGLVCFKCKFHNEPVYICNPITREYIVLPRVVGLDLLTGFGYCPSTNEYKVVTIGWRNILVYTLGSGGIGWRNVKHMDRDIISRRQIGEFANGSIHWVDKRGTIFVFNLADEELHRLPTPPCLHRARFIVRVLGDFLCATIDEDCVRAIWRLKNCKDNEDGSAYAAVIDTMYAGKTMKTESFLLSGLMDTMYH
- the LOC113315100 gene encoding uncharacterized protein LOC113315100, with the translated sequence MAGEAATLPSSSRSSSTSLPKTFTYKKYSTNLHNNTISSYLNSSSSSETFTTTSPSIDTQQHQMRFGRKKKEDVVGLSYNSEKHFNGGNHEKKSRNSRIVDRGGRKIQRKKNDNNVHPKGVKPEAKPQKKSLAASVLKYWFPCELKKVNIRRFFPSFGCKCSCARAKSVDIEKSVRESKSSSQSHNKKVNYEGVDGCKEIRKVCNEVFNPNPFSLVLNEYTQPESSSEDEISCQKYDSVSSELQKSSDSPDLSSILPEKPQKPLEVFGSPISGKNVPCRVMETPKIFSSDGMFYDGDDSDSSSDLFEIKNINFSRLSDSSAEKTPRLSKNKKKGLVASTTPKRNTSIEKASISMSMQKRRDDILLSCRSYKAVNVARNNTYSIAKETQSDPQISHRLKDSARPVSENRTGHARHRDFKVTHVIRTMRRNSFS